In Arthrobacter citreus, a single genomic region encodes these proteins:
- a CDS encoding ATP-dependent Clp protease ATP-binding subunit — protein MMFGRFTERAQKVLALSQEEAIRIGHSNIGTEHILLGLVREGEGIAAKALLALGLSPEKVQQEVETLIGRGQGVAQTVHYTPRAKKVIELSMDEARKLGHSYVGTEHILLGLIREGEGVAARVLNNLGVSLNKARQQVLQLLGSNESSSNHQNGSANQANTPTLDSLARDLTVSAREGRLDPVIGRSKEIQRVIEVLSRRTKNNPVLIGEPGVGKTAIAEGLAQQIVNNEVPEILRDKRVMTLDMGTVVAGTKYRGEFEDRLKKVMDEIRQAGNIILFIDELHTLIGAGGAEGAIDASNILKPSLARGELQCIGATTIDEYRKYIEKDAALERRFQPIQVDQPSVEESIQILQGLRDRYEAHHRVSISDQSIIEAVKLSDRYITDRFLPDKAIDVIDEAGSKVRLRSFTTPPNLKELELKLEEVRKEKDAAVQSQEFEKAASLRDSEQRLREQLEDTKRQWKEKQGKENSEVTVEDIANVVSSWTNIPVTKLAQTEADKLLNMESVLHKRLIGQEEAVVAVSKAVRRARAGLKDPKRPIGSFIFLGPTGVGKTELARALAETIFGDEDAMIRIDMSEYMEKHATSRLVGAPPGYVGYDEGGQLTEKVRRKPYSVILLDEIEKAHPDVFNILLQVLEDGRLTDSKGRTVDFRNTLVIMTSNVGASALKTNKYVGFNINDGEKDYKDMKGKVLEELKKAFRPEFLNRIDETIVFHSLEKKHIKEIVHLMVNSLTKRLKEQEIDLELSDAAIDKISDEGFDAEYGARPLRRAIQKQVEDRLSEELLKGNIEKGRKVVLDVQDNEYVIKPAVETVNQ, from the coding sequence ATGATGTTTGGTCGATTTACAGAACGTGCTCAAAAAGTATTAGCTCTTTCTCAAGAAGAGGCAATCCGAATTGGACACTCAAATATAGGTACAGAACATATTTTACTTGGGCTTGTTCGTGAAGGAGAAGGTATTGCAGCAAAGGCATTACTTGCTCTTGGATTAAGTCCAGAAAAAGTGCAACAAGAAGTAGAAACATTAATAGGACGCGGCCAAGGAGTAGCTCAAACAGTTCATTACACACCGAGAGCTAAAAAAGTAATTGAATTATCAATGGATGAAGCTCGTAAATTAGGCCATTCTTATGTAGGAACAGAACATATTCTATTAGGTCTAATTAGAGAAGGAGAAGGTGTAGCAGCAAGAGTATTAAATAATCTTGGTGTTAGCTTAAATAAAGCTCGCCAACAAGTCCTTCAATTGTTAGGGAGTAATGAAAGTTCGTCTAATCATCAAAATGGTTCTGCAAACCAAGCAAATACTCCAACATTAGACAGCTTAGCTCGTGATTTAACAGTATCGGCTAGAGAAGGCCGCTTAGATCCAGTAATTGGACGTAGTAAAGAAATTCAACGAGTTATTGAAGTATTAAGTCGTCGTACAAAAAATAATCCAGTATTAATTGGTGAGCCAGGTGTAGGTAAAACTGCAATTGCGGAAGGGTTGGCTCAGCAAATTGTTAATAATGAAGTGCCAGAAATTTTAAGAGATAAACGAGTAATGACTCTTGATATGGGTACTGTAGTAGCAGGAACTAAGTACCGTGGTGAGTTTGAAGACCGTTTGAAAAAGGTAATGGATGAAATTCGCCAAGCTGGTAATATTATTCTTTTCATTGATGAACTTCATACATTAATTGGTGCAGGTGGAGCTGAAGGTGCAATTGATGCTTCTAATATCTTAAAGCCATCATTAGCACGTGGTGAACTACAATGTATCGGCGCTACAACAATTGATGAATACCGAAAATATATTGAAAAGGATGCTGCATTAGAGCGTCGCTTCCAACCAATTCAAGTCGACCAACCAAGCGTAGAAGAGTCAATTCAAATTCTTCAAGGTTTACGTGACCGATATGAGGCGCATCATAGAGTATCAATTTCTGATCAATCAATTATTGAAGCTGTAAAACTATCAGACCGATATATTACAGACCGTTTCTTACCGGATAAAGCGATTGACGTAATTGATGAGGCAGGATCTAAAGTACGTTTACGTAGCTTTACAACACCGCCGAACTTAAAAGAGTTAGAATTAAAGTTAGAAGAGGTTCGCAAAGAAAAAGATGCAGCTGTTCAAAGTCAAGAGTTTGAAAAAGCAGCATCATTAAGAGATTCTGAACAAAGGCTACGTGAACAATTAGAAGATACGAAACGTCAGTGGAAAGAAAAACAAGGCAAAGAAAATTCTGAAGTAACTGTAGAAGATATCGCAAATGTTGTGTCATCATGGACGAATATCCCAGTTACAAAATTAGCACAAACAGAGGCAGATAAACTGTTAAATATGGAAAGTGTTCTTCATAAGCGATTAATTGGTCAAGAAGAGGCTGTTGTAGCAGTTTCTAAAGCTGTACGACGTGCTAGAGCGGGATTAAAGGATCCAAAGCGTCCGATAGGTTCATTTATTTTCCTAGGGCCTACAGGGGTAGGTAAAACAGAATTAGCGCGTGCATTAGCTGAAACAATTTTCGGTGATGAAGATGCAATGATTCGAATTGATATGTCAGAGTACATGGAAAAACACGCAACTTCTCGTTTAGTAGGGGCACCTCCAGGATATGTAGGATACGATGAAGGCGGTCAATTAACTGAGAAAGTTAGACGTAAACCTTACTCAGTAATTTTACTAGATGAAATTGAGAAAGCTCATCCGGATGTGTTTAATATCTTACTTCAAGTATTAGAGGATGGCCGTTTAACTGATTCAAAAGGACGTACAGTTGATTTTAGAAATACGCTTGTGATCATGACATCAAATGTCGGGGCAAGTGCTTTAAAAACAAATAAATATGTTGGATTCAATATTAATGATGGTGAAAAAGATTATAAAGATATGAAAGGGAAAGTATTGGAGGAACTGAAAAAAGCATTCCGTCCAGAATTCCTAAACCGTATTGATGAAACAATTGTATTCCATTCATTAGAGAAGAAACATATTAAAGAGATTGTTCACTTAATGGTTAATAGCTTAACGAAACGTTTAAAAGAACAAGAAATTGATTTAGAGTTGTCAGATGCAGCGATCGATAAAATTTCTGATGAAGGATTCGATGCTGAATATGGTGCTCGTCCATTAAGAAGAGCGATTCAAAAACAAGTAGAAGATCGTTTATCTGAAGAGTTATTAAAAGGTAATATTGAGAAAGGTCGAAAGGTCGTTCTTGATGTACAGGATAACGAGTATGTTATTAAACCAGCAGTTGAAACTGTAAATCAATAA
- a CDS encoding protein arginine kinase, producing MSIDRIINEAISPWMKQEGPDDDIVLSSRIRLARNFNAYLYPSLLSQDKAKEICHLVKHYFEGSTALPNGPFEYIEINKLEPVEKRVLIEKHLISPNLVQESVHGACILSQDEQISIMINEEDHLRIQALFPGLQLREALTQANHIDNYIESQLEYAFDETIGYLTSCPTNVGTGLRASVMMHLPALVITKQFNRLIPTINQLGLVVRGIYGEGSEALGNIFQISNQITLGKSEEEIIEDLTTIVQQLIKHEKSARDALARTSLIRLEDRVFRSLGTLKYGRIIETKESAKCLSDVQLGIDLGLIQGLSKNFLHELMILTQPGILQQFVGDQLTPEERDIKRASLIRERLSDKNN from the coding sequence ATGTCTATTGACCGTATTATTAATGAGGCAATTAGTCCATGGATGAAACAAGAAGGTCCTGATGACGATATAGTCTTAAGCAGCCGTATTAGGTTAGCTAGAAACTTTAATGCATATTTGTACCCATCGCTACTTAGCCAAGATAAAGCTAAAGAAATTTGTCATTTAGTTAAACATTATTTTGAAGGTAGTACAGCTTTACCAAATGGACCTTTTGAATATATTGAAATTAATAAGTTAGAACCAGTAGAGAAGAGAGTACTAATTGAGAAGCATTTAATAAGTCCTAATTTAGTTCAAGAGTCCGTTCATGGCGCATGTATACTATCTCAAGATGAACAAATTAGCATAATGATAAATGAAGAAGATCATTTACGTATTCAGGCTTTATTTCCTGGGTTACAACTTAGAGAGGCACTTACTCAAGCGAATCATATTGATAATTATATAGAGAGTCAGCTTGAATATGCTTTTGATGAAACAATAGGCTACTTAACGAGCTGCCCTACAAATGTTGGTACCGGATTGAGAGCTTCAGTGATGATGCATCTTCCGGCGCTAGTCATAACAAAACAATTTAACCGATTAATTCCTACAATTAATCAACTTGGATTAGTTGTAAGAGGAATTTACGGTGAAGGTAGCGAAGCTTTAGGTAATATCTTTCAGATTTCAAATCAAATTACTTTAGGGAAATCGGAAGAAGAGATAATAGAAGATTTAACGACAATTGTACAACAACTGATAAAACATGAAAAATCAGCAAGAGACGCACTTGCCAGAACCTCCTTAATTCGCTTAGAGGATCGAGTTTTTCGTTCTCTCGGTACTTTGAAGTACGGGAGAATAATAGAGACAAAGGAAAGTGCTAAATGTTTATCAGACGTACAATTAGGGATTGATTTAGGATTAATTCAAGGTTTATCTAAAAACTTTTTACATGAATTAATGATATTAACTCAACCAGGTATTTTACAACAATTCGTAGGTGATCAACTTACTCCTGAGGAAAGGGATATTAAGAGGGCATCACTAATACGCGAAAGACTATCTGATAAAAATAATTAA
- a CDS encoding CtsR family transcriptional regulator, producing the protein MKNISDIIEQYLMHYFDISDKDYVEIKRSEIANKFDCVPSQINYVINTRFTLERGYVVESKRGGGGYIRIIKVQFHDKASVIDQILDSFSSNIAQSSSEDYIRLLLENSVITQREAKMMLSVLDRSVIMVNLPYRDELRARMFKAMLRSLKFK; encoded by the coding sequence ATGAAAAACATATCAGATATCATTGAACAATATCTAATGCACTACTTTGACATATCAGATAAAGATTATGTCGAAATAAAAAGAAGTGAAATAGCGAATAAATTTGACTGTGTTCCTTCTCAAATAAATTATGTAATAAATACAAGATTCACTTTAGAACGAGGATACGTAGTTGAAAGTAAACGTGGTGGAGGAGGGTATATTCGAATTATTAAAGTGCAATTTCATGATAAAGCGAGTGTAATTGATCAAATATTAGACAGCTTTAGTAGTAATATTGCACAGTCTAGCTCTGAAGACTATATTCGATTACTGCTTGAGAATAGTGTAATTACCCAACGTGAAGCCAAGATGATGTTAAGCGTATTAGACCGTTCAGTAATAATGGTAAATTTACCTTATCGAGATGAGTTAAGAGCAAGAATGTTCAAAGCAATGCTAAGAAGCTTAAAGTTTAAATAG